Genomic DNA from Acuticoccus sp. MNP-M23:
GATCCACCGCATCGCCGCTCGCAGCGGTTCGCGCATGGTCGCCATCCGGCTGGAGGATGTTGTGGGCGGACGGCGGCTGGTGAACCTGCCGGGCACCGACCGCGAACACCCCAACTGGCGCAAGACCCTTCCCCTCGACGTTGCGGCGATCGCGCAATCGGCGCGTCTCGCCCGCGTCTTCAACGCCATGGCCAAGGTCCGCACACGATGAATCGCACCCGATGATCGGCGCCACATATCGTATCCAGTTCCGCGAAGGCATCGGGTTCGACGATGCCGCCCGGCTCGCACCGCAGCTGGCCCGCGCCGGCATCAGCCACCTTTATGCCTCGCCCATCTTCGAGGCGGCGTCCGGCTCCACCCACGGCTACGACGTGGCCGACCACAATGTGCTGGATCCCGTTCTGGGCGGCGCCGAAGCGTTCGACCGCATGTCAGCTGCCATGGCGGCTGAGGGGATCAAAATCCTCCTCGACATTGTGCCCAATCACATGGCGGCCTCGTCAGACAATGGCTGGTGGCGCGATGTGCTGACGAATGGCGCGGCTTCCGCCCACGCCAACCATTTCGATATTGACTGGACGGCGCCCAAGCTGATCCTGCCGCTTCTAGGCAAGCCTTACGGGACTGCACTGGCCGATGGCGACATCGTGTTCGCCGAGCATCCGCAATGGGGCCGCGTCCTGCGCATTCCGGGCAGCGACCTGCCGCTGGCGCCCGGCACCGAAGCCATCGACGATGTCCACACCTGCCACGAAGCGCAGAATTACCGGCTGGCGCACTGGCGCATCGGCCGGGACGGGCTGTCCTATCGCCGCTTCTTCGAGATCACCGGGCTTGTGGGTGTTCGCGTCGAGGACCCTGCGGTGTTTGCCGATGTTCATGCGCTGACGCTGAAGCTGGTGGCTGACGGCAAGGTTCATGCCCTGCGCGTCGACCATGTGGACGGGCTGGCCGACCCCGCCGGCTACCTCGAGCAGCTTGCCGAAGCGGCGGGCGTACCGATCCTGGTGGAAAAAATCCTGGAGCCCGGCGAAAAGCTGCCGCAATGGCCGGTTCTCGGCACCACGGGCTACGAGTTCATTGCCGCCATGGCGTCGCTCTTTTGCGATCCCGACGGCATCGACAGCCTTTCCGCCCGCTACGGGGCCCTGGCCAGCGATGACATTGCGGCGCTGACCCGCGCGGCCAAACACGAGATCATCAACCGCAACCTTGCTGGCGAACTACTGCGGCTGACCGATCTTGCGCTCACCCTCTTCAAGGCAGACACGGTCAAGCGGGATCATGGCCCGTTCACCGTGCGCGAGGGCCTGTCCGCGCTTCTGGCCGGCATGCCGGTCTACCGCACCTATGTGACGGAAGCCGCGGCCTCGGAGGCGGACCGCACGGTCCTGGCCCACGCGGTGGAAGCCGCCCGGTCCGACGGTCTGGAGGATGATGCGATCCTCGGTGATCTCGCGTCGCTTCTGGCCGCGCCGTCGCCGCACGAAAGCCAGCGCCAGTTCACCGTGCGTTTTCAGCAGACCAGCGGACCGTTGATGGCCAAGGCTGTGGAAGACACGCTCTTCTACCGCCACCACCGCCATCTGGGCCTGAACGAAGTGGGCGGCAGCGCCACCCCGGCATTCGGCACGGCGCCATTCCTCACCGTTGCGGCCGAGAGCGGTCTTGCGGCCACGCAGACCCATGACACCAAACGCGGCGAAGATGCCCGCGCCCGCCTTTATGCCCTCACCGAGCCGGCGGCCGCCGAACGGTTCGCCGCCTTCTGGCCGACATTGCCCGGCGACATTGCGGACCGGCTGAAATGGGCGCTGGGCCAGATGCTGTTTGCATCGGCGCCGCTCGGGTCCGATCCGGATTTCGTGGACCGTTTCCGCGAGGCGGCGATCAAGACCGTCCGCGAAGCCAAGGAAGAGACGAGCTGGACTGCGCAGGATGCTGCGTTCGAGGCCAGCATTGCCGACGCTGCGGAACGGATGGCGCGCGAGACCCATCGCCTTGAAGCCTTCGACGACGTCCACCGCGCCGGCG
This window encodes:
- the treY gene encoding malto-oligosyltrehalose synthase → MIGATYRIQFREGIGFDDAARLAPQLARAGISHLYASPIFEAASGSTHGYDVADHNVLDPVLGGAEAFDRMSAAMAAEGIKILLDIVPNHMAASSDNGWWRDVLTNGAASAHANHFDIDWTAPKLILPLLGKPYGTALADGDIVFAEHPQWGRVLRIPGSDLPLAPGTEAIDDVHTCHEAQNYRLAHWRIGRDGLSYRRFFEITGLVGVRVEDPAVFADVHALTLKLVADGKVHALRVDHVDGLADPAGYLEQLAEAAGVPILVEKILEPGEKLPQWPVLGTTGYEFIAAMASLFCDPDGIDSLSARYGALASDDIAALTRAAKHEIINRNLAGELLRLTDLALTLFKADTVKRDHGPFTVREGLSALLAGMPVYRTYVTEAAASEADRTVLAHAVEAARSDGLEDDAILGDLASLLAAPSPHESQRQFTVRFQQTSGPLMAKAVEDTLFYRHHRHLGLNEVGGSATPAFGTAPFLTVAAESGLAATQTHDTKRGEDARARLYALTEPAAAERFAAFWPTLPGDIADRLKWALGQMLFASAPLGSDPDFVDRFREAAIKTVREAKEETSWTAQDAAFEASIADAAERMARETHRLEAFDDVHRAGAVIGLGQALLKTFGRPAPDIYQGTFGWDFSMVDPDNRRPVDFAAEAALSEQAAAMTPEALLADWRSGAAKARVLTEGLAARNARLEFFAKSAVEEIPVADAAYRAFVRDDGRDLALAVVPVRPLSRLLGKGIALARPKLGLERLNRPLTARFTGAEIADSADAEAQLAEFPVLFATSW